In Dehalococcoidales bacterium, the following are encoded in one genomic region:
- the rpsL gene encoding 30S ribosomal protein S12 has protein sequence MPTINQLIRKGRRAASKKSKTPALRFTYNALKNRMVQGEGSPQKRGVCIQVKTTTPKKPNSALRKIARVRLSNGMEVTAYIPGEGHRLQEHSVVLIHGGRVKDLPGVRYHIIRGVLDTTGVENRRQARSKYGAKRVKA, from the coding sequence TTGCCAACAATTAATCAGCTTATCCGAAAAGGGCGTAGGGCGGCTTCGAAGAAAAGTAAGACGCCGGCGTTGCGCTTCACCTATAATGCGTTGAAGAACAGGATGGTCCAGGGTGAGGGTTCTCCGCAGAAGCGCGGGGTCTGTATCCAGGTAAAGACGACCACCCCGAAGAAGCCCAATTCAGCGCTGCGTAAGATAGCCCGGGTACGGCTGTCCAACGGCATGGAGGTAACCGCTTATATCCCCGGTGAGGGCCACAGGCTGCAGGAACACTCCGTAGTCCTCATCCATGGAGGGCGTGTTAAAGATCTGCCCGGCGTGCGTTATCATATTATCCGGGGGGTACTGGATACCACCGGTGTCGAGAATCGCCGGCAAGCCCGCAGTAAGTATGGCGCCAAGCGGGTCAAGGCTTAA